One part of the Dehalococcoidia bacterium genome encodes these proteins:
- the ybeY gene encoding rRNA maturation RNase YbeY yields MAVTLPAGGAGRLTPGMLRRVARAVMRAERVSTEVGVEVALAGSDSVRELNRLYRGRDEPTDVLSFAAAESAVAFPETPGEAPSLGEVVVCLEVAEEQARAAGNPVEAEAAHLVVHGLLHILGYDHEDVAGAERMQAREDELLRGLGYAGQFSHGH; encoded by the coding sequence GTGGCCGTCACGCTCCCTGCCGGCGGCGCCGGGCGCCTGACACCCGGCATGTTGCGCCGTGTCGCCAGGGCGGTGATGAGGGCGGAGCGCGTCTCGACGGAGGTGGGCGTGGAGGTGGCGCTCGCGGGAAGCGACTCCGTGCGGGAGCTCAACCGCTTGTACCGCGGGCGCGACGAACCGACGGACGTGCTGTCGTTCGCGGCCGCGGAGTCCGCGGTCGCCTTCCCCGAGACCCCAGGCGAGGCCCCCTCTCTGGGCGAGGTCGTCGTCTGCCTGGAGGTGGCGGAGGAGCAAGCCCGTGCGGCGGGCAACCCCGTCGAGGCCGAGGCGGCCCACCTCGTCGTGCACGGACTGCTGCACATCCTGGGCTACGACCACGAGGATGTCGCGGGCGCCGAGCGCATGCAGGCCAGGGAGGACGAGCTGCTCCGCGGCCTCGGCTATGCCGGCCAGTTCTCACACGGCCACTGA
- a CDS encoding ester cyclase: MSSTSQDVVRRVFEATNARDVEGLRGLYAPEFRLNGTTTTFDEFATGFGQFFAAFPDARGAVDQYVVEGGTVAARWTTEATHLGDYAGAPATGRRVSWHGTTMYRIEGGKVVEMWQTADLLDLMQQIGAVVPARRTAGGGPIRFQVRPSRNGDGAPGGPL, encoded by the coding sequence GTGAGCAGCACCAGCCAGGACGTGGTGCGCCGCGTCTTCGAAGCCACGAACGCGAGGGATGTCGAAGGCCTCCGCGGGCTCTACGCGCCCGAGTTCCGCCTCAACGGTACGACCACAACCTTCGATGAGTTCGCCACGGGGTTCGGCCAGTTCTTCGCTGCCTTTCCGGACGCTCGAGGCGCGGTCGACCAGTATGTCGTCGAGGGCGGGACTGTGGCTGCTCGCTGGACGACGGAGGCCACTCATCTCGGGGACTACGCCGGGGCGCCGGCCACGGGGCGGCGTGTCTCCTGGCACGGCACCACGATGTACCGCATCGAGGGCGGGAAGGTGGTAGAGATGTGGCAGACAGCCGACCTCCTGGACCTGATGCAGCAGATCGGCGCCGTTGTCCCGGCACGACGGACGGCGGGCGGCGGCCCGATTCGCTTTCAGGTGCGTCCGTCCAGGAACGGCGACGGCGCCCCTGGCGGACCTCTCTAG
- a CDS encoding alpha/beta hydrolase, with amino-acid sequence MTEPWRHGYAETNGIRMHYLEAGQGYPVLLLHGFPELAFSWRYQLPALAAAGYRAIAPDLRGYGETDKPHAIAAYTIQELEADIVGLLDALDIERCAVAGHDWGAIITWHLALARPDRFERIIALNVPFTPRVDVKPTDRFRATPDGRFNYILAFQAEGVAEANMERDLRGSLGGMMRRICADPAAISDADLDVYVEAFARGGLRGPINYYRNFDANWESTPHFAGQKVEQPTLMIVTDKDPILRPEGAAGIERHVPNVRTVLISDCGHWTQQEKPDEVNAAIIAFLRQTGR; translated from the coding sequence ATGACCGAACCCTGGCGCCACGGCTACGCTGAGACCAACGGCATCCGCATGCACTACCTGGAAGCGGGCCAGGGCTACCCGGTCCTGCTGCTGCACGGCTTCCCGGAACTCGCCTTCTCCTGGCGCTACCAACTTCCCGCGCTCGCCGCTGCCGGCTACCGCGCTATCGCACCGGACCTGCGGGGCTACGGTGAGACAGACAAGCCCCACGCGATCGCCGCGTACACGATCCAGGAGCTCGAAGCTGACATCGTCGGCCTTCTCGACGCGCTCGACATCGAACGCTGCGCCGTAGCCGGGCACGACTGGGGAGCGATCATCACCTGGCACCTGGCGCTCGCCCGCCCCGACCGTTTCGAGCGCATCATCGCCCTGAACGTGCCCTTCACACCCCGCGTCGACGTGAAGCCGACCGACCGCTTCCGCGCCACGCCGGACGGCCGCTTCAACTACATCCTCGCCTTCCAGGCCGAGGGCGTCGCCGAGGCGAACATGGAACGCGACCTGCGCGGCTCGCTTGGCGGCATGATGAGGCGGATCTGCGCCGACCCTGCCGCGATCAGCGACGCCGACCTCGACGTCTACGTCGAAGCTTTCGCCAGGGGCGGCCTCCGCGGGCCGATCAACTACTACCGGAACTTCGACGCTAACTGGGAGTCCACGCCGCACTTCGCCGGCCAGAAGGTGGAGCAGCCCACCCTCATGATCGTGACCGACAAAGACCCCATTCTCCGGCCGGAGGGGGCGGCCGGCATCGAACGCCACGTCCCCAACGTGCGGACGGTGCTCATCAGCGACTGCGGCCACTGGACCCAGCAGGAGAAGCCGGACGAGGTCAACGCGGCGATCATCGCCTTCCTGCGCCAGACGGGTCGCTAG
- a CDS encoding pyridoxamine 5'-phosphate oxidase family protein, with the protein MPVSFTREEAYSYLDSRPGWLILTTIGRDGYPHSVPIGYFRVGEDIYVGGREGTQRLRNVERNPKVAALVESGSSMQDIRGLMVQGDAEVVRDPARVLELVREAARRRGTPESDLPKEPRPGVAYIRIRPRRFISWDYTRS; encoded by the coding sequence ATGCCGGTCTCGTTTACCAGGGAAGAAGCGTATTCGTATCTCGACAGCCGCCCTGGCTGGCTGATCCTCACCACCATTGGCCGGGACGGCTATCCGCATTCGGTCCCGATCGGCTACTTCAGGGTCGGCGAGGACATCTACGTCGGCGGAAGGGAAGGCACCCAGCGGCTGAGGAACGTGGAGCGCAACCCGAAGGTCGCGGCGCTCGTCGAGAGCGGCAGTTCGATGCAGGACATACGTGGCCTCATGGTCCAGGGCGACGCCGAGGTGGTCCGCGACCCGGCTCGGGTCCTGGAACTGGTGCGTGAAGCGGCACGGCGCCGGGGCACGCCGGAGTCAGACCTGCCGAAGGAGCCAAGGCCGGGCGTGGCCTACATCCGCATTCGGCCCCGGCGCTTCATCTCCTGGGACTACACACGCTCGTAG